The Lysobacter gummosus sequence CTGATCGCTGCCGATCGCAACCGGCATCGGCGGCGGCTTACCGATTTCCGCGCGGCCCCAAGCCGCGCGCACGCAACGAAGAGTGAGCGCCGCGATGACCCAAGGTCCCGTACGACTCGATGTCACCATCAACTACGCCCTGCCCCGCAAAGGCCTGCCGGCCGCGGCCAGTTTCCGCAAATGGGTCGCCGCCGCGCTCAAAGGCCGCATCCGCGAAGCCGATCTGGCCATCCGTATCGTCGACAGCAAGGAAGGCCGATCGCTCAACCGTCACTACCGGGCCCGCGACTACGCCACCAACGTGCTGAGTTTCCCCGCCGAGCTGCCCGAAGGCCTGCCCAAGGGCGTGAAGCTGCCCTTGCTGGGCGATCTGGTCATCTGCGCCCCGGTGGTCGCGCGCGAGGCGCGCGAGCAGAGGAAAGCCCTGAACGAGCACTACGCGCATCTGACCGTGCACGGCACCTTGCACCTGCTCGGCTGGGATCACGAGGACGAGCGCGAGGCCGAGTGCATGGAGCAGTTGGAGCGCGAGATCCTGGCTTCGCTGGGAATCGCGGACCCCTACCTGGAAGACTGAGCCGATACCGGTTCGGTTCGCACCGGCGCTTTCACAAGCAATCGACCAATCCGTCGTAGATCGACACCGAAGCGCCTGGCAATCGCGCATGCAGCGGCTGATCGCCGGCCAATGCGACGAGCAAGGCCGACGCGGTCGTCCCGGGCGCGAGCGGCGCGCGGCAGCGCCAGATCTTCGGCGTCACCCGGATCGCCCCGGTCGCCGGATCGATTTCCTCGTTGCTGCCCGCGAACACCCAGACGCAGCGCCCGATGACGCCGCTGGATTGATCGGCCGAACAACGAAAGCGCAGGGACTCGATATTGCTGTAGTCGCCTTCGCAGAAGGTATCGCCGCAGATATCGTCGAAGTTGCGGCGCAGCTGATAGCGCAGTTCGTACCAGGCGTTTAGCTCCGCGTCGGTGCGCAGGTAGCTGTCGATATCCACA is a genomic window containing:
- the ybeY gene encoding rRNA maturation RNase YbeY encodes the protein MTQGPVRLDVTINYALPRKGLPAAASFRKWVAAALKGRIREADLAIRIVDSKEGRSLNRHYRARDYATNVLSFPAELPEGLPKGVKLPLLGDLVICAPVVAREAREQRKALNEHYAHLTVHGTLHLLGWDHEDEREAECMEQLEREILASLGIADPYLED